The following coding sequences lie in one Glycine max cultivar Williams 82 chromosome 19, Glycine_max_v4.0, whole genome shotgun sequence genomic window:
- the LOC102663579 gene encoding F-box/kelch-repeat protein At3g23880: MAMAQLPQDLIEEILSWLPVKSFMRFRCISRTWNSLIFQAHFVKLNLQRSSRNTHILLRCQINTVFEDMRDLPGIAPCSICILLENPSSTVDNGCHQLDNRYLFIGSCNGLVCLINMVARGEFSEYRVWFCNLATRIMSEDSPHLCLRSCNYKLWWYQVKCGFGYDDRSATYKVVLVLSNIKSQNWEVRVHRLGDTHWRKVLTCPAFPILGEKCGQPVSGTVNWFAIRKLGFDYEWETVTVDQLVIFSYDLNKETFKYLLMPNGLSEVPRGPELGVLKGCLCLSHVHRRTHFVVWLMREFGVENSWTQLLNVTLELLQAPLLCVILKPLYSTFQQPSANVLP; encoded by the coding sequence ATGGCAATGGCCCAGCTCCCTCAGGACCTCATAGAAGAAATTTTGTCATGGCTTCCCGTCAAATCTTTTATGCGTTTCAGGTGCATTTCGAGGACTTGGAATTCCCTCATCTTCCAAGCACACTTTGTCAAATTGAACCTTCAAAGATCATCTAGAAACACCCACATCCTATTAAGGTGTCAAATTAATACTGTGTTTGAAGATATGAGGGATCTCCCAGGCATCGCCCCATGCTCTATATGTATTTTACTTGAGAACCCATCATCAACTGTTGACAATGGTTGCCACCAGCTAGACAACAGATACTTATTTATAGGTTCCTGCAATGGGTTGGTTTGCTTGATTAATATGGTTGCTAGAGGTGAATTCAGTGAATACCGGGTCTGGTTTTGTAACCTGGCCACAAGGATCATGTCTGAAGATTCACCACACTTATGTCTTCGCTCATGCAATTATAAACTTTGGTGGTATCAAGTGAAGTGTGGGTTTGGTTATGATGATCGGAGTGCCACTTACAAGGTGGTGTTAGTCCTTTCGAATATTAAGTCACAAAATTGGGAGGTGAGAGTTCACCGCTTAGGTGACACTCATTGGAGAAAGGTTTTAACTTGTCCGGCATTCCCCATTTTGGGAGAAAAATGTGGACAACCTGTGAGTGGCACTGTTAACTGGTTCGCAATTCGCAAGTTGGGTTTTGATTATGAATGGGAAACTGTCACCGTCGAtcaattagtaattttttcatATGATCTAAACAAGGAGACATTCAAATATTTGCTGATGCCGAATGGTCTTTCTGAAGTTCCCCGTGGCCCTGAACTTGGGGTATTGAAAGGCTGCTTGTGTCTTTCTCATGTTCACCGGAGAACCCATTTTGTTGTTTGGCTAATGAGGGAATTTGGAGTTGAAAATTCTTGGACTCAATTGTTGAATGTAACTCTTGAGCTTCTTCAAGCCCCTCTGCTCTGTGTAATACTGAAGCCCCTATACTCAACATTTCAACAACCAAGTGCCAATGTCCTCCCATGA